In a single window of the Campylobacter hyointestinalis subsp. lawsonii genome:
- the sppA gene encoding signal peptide peptidase SppA, translated as MQILKLIFSPFVAIFKFINTYFKTSVFLFIVALVLFSGDKVSNPNLTQISLNGAIVDEKMVLDQIYEAMDDESIKGVLFDVDSPGGALAPSIAISDALRELKAKKPVLAYASGTMASGSYYASIWADKIYANRGSFIGSIGVIMQGANIEELANKIGIKTQIIKAGEFKEAGAFYRAWSKAEKDELQNLVNKSYELFCTDVAKARKLNLKDVDIWANARVFLANDALKLGLIDGIKSYRDAKKELEILSGVENPIWKERPMFDRFISNFTKESANLMFKIFFGNEVR; from the coding sequence ATGCAAATTTTAAAGCTTATATTTTCGCCGTTTGTGGCTATTTTTAAATTTATCAATACGTATTTTAAAACGTCTGTTTTTTTGTTTATCGTAGCACTTGTTTTATTTAGCGGCGATAAGGTTTCAAATCCAAATTTAACGCAGATATCTCTAAATGGTGCTATAGTTGATGAAAAAATGGTTTTAGATCAAATTTATGAAGCCATGGATGATGAGTCTATAAAGGGCGTTTTATTTGACGTAGATAGTCCAGGTGGCGCTTTGGCTCCTAGCATTGCTATAAGCGACGCTTTGCGTGAGCTAAAAGCCAAAAAACCAGTTCTTGCTTACGCGAGTGGAACTATGGCTAGTGGAAGTTATTACGCTAGTATTTGGGCGGATAAAATTTATGCAAATCGTGGAAGTTTTATAGGATCTATCGGCGTGATAATGCAAGGTGCAAATATAGAAGAGTTGGCAAATAAAATAGGCATCAAAACTCAAATCATAAAAGCCGGGGAATTTAAAGAAGCCGGTGCGTTTTATCGTGCGTGGAGTAAGGCAGAAAAAGATGAACTTCAAAATTTGGTTAATAAAAGTTATGAGCTATTTTGCACTGACGTAGCAAAAGCTAGAAAGCTAAATTTAAAAGACGTAGATATTTGGGCTAATGCTAGAGTGTTTTTAGCAAATGACGCTCTAAAGCTTGGACTCATAGATGGAATCAAAAGCTATCGTGACGCTAAAAAAGAACTTGAGATCTTAAGTGGAGTGGAAAATCCTATCTGGAAAGAGCGTCCTATGTTTGATAGGTTTATATCAAATTTTACTAAAGAAAGTGCGAATTTAATGTTTAAAATATTTTTTGGAAATGAGGTAAGATGA
- the aroQ gene encoding type II 3-dehydroquinate dehydratase — MKIMVIQGPNINMLGLRETNIYGVMSMDGIHEQMKTVADQANLDIEFFQTNFEGEIVDKIQECLGEFDGIIINPAGYTHTSVAIRDAISAVKLPTIEVHISNIHQREEFRQKSLIAPVCAGQIVGFGPVGYHLAMIGMIQIFEQIKAIKARSQNNA, encoded by the coding sequence ATGAAAATAATGGTTATACAAGGGCCAAATATCAATATGTTAGGTCTCAGAGAGACAAATATCTACGGCGTTATGAGCATGGATGGCATACACGAACAGATGAAAACGGTTGCTGATCAAGCAAATCTTGATATTGAGTTTTTTCAAACAAATTTTGAAGGTGAAATAGTAGATAAGATCCAAGAATGCCTAGGAGAATTTGATGGTATCATCATAAATCCAGCCGGCTATACTCATACTTCAGTAGCTATCCGCGATGCCATATCAGCAGTGAAACTTCCTACGATTGAAGTCCATATAAGCAACATTCACCAAAGAGAAGAATTCCGTCAAAAAAGTCTCATAGCGCCTGTTTGCGCAGGGCAAATAGTAGGTTTTGGACCAGTAGGATACCATTTAGCTATGATAGGTATGATACAAATTTTTGAACAAATAAAAGCCATAAAAGCTAGATCACAAAACAATGCATAA
- the mqnF gene encoding aminofutalosine deaminase family hydrolase — MKIIKAKYIITCNDEFDILQNMSIAFDEIIRSIGKFDELVLMYPDAEIFDFSNDIITAAFINPHTHLEFSSNVSSLDYGDFLLWLKSVISFRDSLSDEAKNLAMKEAITSILKSGVSTIGEISSFGKDIEICVNSKARFVFFNEILGTNDKAIDECFDKFMTRFNASLEYKSDKFIPAVSVHSPYSTRPELTKKALNLAREKDLLVSTHFLESKQEKMWLESGSGEFKSWLSSFTLNPTPLYSPSQFLANFSGIRTLFTHCVWSDDYLEFFDKNLHSVTTCAVSNRLLGQKKLNLNKIIEQNLSLNIATDGLSSNISLNFFDELRAFLWTHCEFELNFLAKFAILASTNWAARALNLNLGILSSGRIADIAVYKGLDVRDSTQLATELILHTKEVKKLFIKGDECKF, encoded by the coding sequence ATGAAAATAATAAAAGCCAAATACATAATAACTTGCAATGATGAATTTGATATCTTGCAAAACATGAGCATCGCCTTTGATGAAATCATAAGGTCTATAGGTAAATTTGATGAACTTGTTTTGATGTATCCAGACGCTGAAATTTTTGATTTTTCAAATGATATCATTACTGCGGCGTTTATAAATCCGCATACGCATTTGGAGTTTAGCTCTAATGTTTCAAGCCTTGATTATGGCGATTTCTTGCTCTGGTTAAAAAGTGTTATAAGCTTTAGAGATAGCTTAAGCGATGAGGCTAAAAACTTGGCAATGAAAGAGGCTATAACAAGTATCTTAAAAAGCGGAGTTAGCACGATAGGCGAGATTTCAAGCTTTGGAAAAGATATAGAAATTTGTGTGAATTCAAAAGCTAGATTTGTTTTTTTTAATGAAATTTTAGGTACAAATGATAAAGCAATAGATGAATGTTTTGATAAATTTATGACTAGATTTAATGCAAGTTTAGAGTATAAAAGCGATAAATTTATACCGGCTGTCTCTGTGCATTCGCCATATTCTACGCGCCCAGAACTTACTAAAAAAGCACTAAATTTAGCTAGAGAAAAAGATCTTTTAGTTAGCACTCATTTTTTAGAAAGCAAGCAGGAAAAAATGTGGCTAGAAAGTGGAAGTGGCGAGTTTAAATCTTGGTTATCAAGCTTTACTTTAAATCCTACTCCGCTTTACTCTCCTAGTCAATTTTTAGCGAATTTTAGTGGCATAAGAACACTTTTTACTCACTGCGTTTGGAGTGATGATTATCTTGAGTTTTTTGATAAAAACTTACATAGCGTTACTACTTGCGCAGTCTCAAATAGGCTTTTAGGGCAAAAAAAACTAAATTTAAATAAAATAATAGAACAAAATCTATCTTTAAATATCGCAACAGACGGGCTTAGCTCAAACATTAGTCTTAATTTTTTTGATGAACTTAGAGCGTTTTTATGGACGCACTGCGAATTTGAGCTAAATTTCTTAGCTAAATTTGCTATTTTGGCTTCTACAAACTGGGCGGCAAGGGCGCTCAATTTAAATTTAGGTATTTTATCTAGTGGAAGGATTGCTGATATAGCAGTATATAAAGGGCTTGATGTTAGAGATAGCACTCAGTTAGCAACTGAGCTCATACTGCATACAAAAGAAGTTAAAAAATTATTTATAAAGGGTGATGAATGCAAATTTTAA